A single region of the Kryptolebias marmoratus isolate JLee-2015 linkage group LG10, ASM164957v2, whole genome shotgun sequence genome encodes:
- the bach2a gene encoding transcription regulator protein BACH2 — translation MSEQQDGEAAAPVYVYESKVHCANVLLSLEEQRRRGILCDVTLLVEGREVRAHRAVLAASSGYFLQVLLGHGGSPGDAEPIISLPDKVTARGFAPLLQFAYTAKLVLNRDNIHEVMLCADLLGVHNLEDSCFQFLQAQLQNDGQHVNNGEVDYDDEDTVFSEDISSSETKQQPSLTADASPLPDGVLQCPKSWKYQVCDDKHDEDARHVNPALVSSDPEDSRAAPQTLLSPSRIKEEPFVFEGAAQERNGSNPEFGSEEVLEMELEVEGVPVLAEPSAGQELASSCLRSYLQRGGLDLSSMSSRTIQELLTNQLWSKGDSQSQADLKTNNRDMERSKTSSGQQEGELDRCSVIFSAAGDRHSSARPYMEEKIEDKVSTLMQEETPPSGQMSRTRCPIAINSPVPSEPRTQSSSSCSSVSYPDEAANGSSPSSLPFDLSSFTHPPRSLVRMVEARTPLSKELVFSQDHIKIKSEQGFGTSGGNSSDESGSFSEGDSEGGARVSGPEVNLPFPVDQITALPRNDFQILVKMHKLTSEQLEFIHDIRRRSKNRIAAQRCRKRKLDCIQNLESEIRKLVLEKEKLLTERNQLQLCMSELWQNLSFLSQQVCREVQPPPVSTSIDLTSESDQNSVQQGGAAEEPERLGDGQRGLEVSAPGEVNPELVLGSTEEVCSATVTVDFCQEMTEKCRTEEPNSSDPS, via the exons ATGTCAGAGCAGCAGGACGGGGAGGCGGCGGCGCCCGTGTACGTGTACGAGTCCAAGGTGCACTGCGCCAACGTGCTGCTGAGCCTGGAGGAGCAGCGGAGGCGGGGCATCCTCTGCGATGTCACCCTGCTGGTGGAGGGCAGGGAGGTCCGGGCGCACCGGGCCGTCCTCGCCGCCAGCAGCGGCTACTTTCTGCAGGTCCTGCTGGGACACGGCGGGTCACCGGGCGACGCCGAGCCCATCATCAGCCTGCCAGACAAG gtgacAGCCCGAGGTTTCGCTCCGCTGCTGCAGTTTGCCTACACAGCCAAGCTGGTGTTGAACAGAGACAACATCCACGAGGTCATGCTGTGCGCGGACTTACTCGGCGTGCACAACTTGGAGGATTCTTGCTTCCAGTTTCTTCAAGCTCAGCTACAGAACGACGGACAGCACGTCAACAACGGCGAGGTGGATTACGACGATGAGGATACGGTCTTCTCTGAGGACATTTCCTCTTCAGAGACGAAGCAGCAGCCCAGTCTCACAGCGGACGCCTCACCGCTGCCTGACGGTGTTCTACAGTGTCCCAAATCCTGGAAGTACCAGGTCTGTGACGACAAACACGACGAAGACGCTCGACATGTCAACCCAGCGTTGGTCAGCTCAGACCCAGAAGACAGCAGAGCTGCTCCGCAGACCCTTCTCAGCCCCTCCAGGATCAAAGAGGAACCCTTCGTGTTTGAGGGCGCAGCGCAGGAAAGGAATGGCTCCAACCCAGAGTTTGGCTCTGAGGAGGTTCTGGAGATGGAGCTGGAGGTAGAGGGAGTTCCAGTGCTAGCCGAGCCCTCTGCAGGCCAGGAATTAGCCTCGTCCTGCCTGCGCTCATACCTCCAGCGAGGCGGTCTAGATCTCAGCAGCATGTCCAGCAGAACCATTCAGGAGCTGCTCACCAACCAGCTGTGGAGTAAGGGGGACTCTCAGAGCCAGGCTGACCTCAAGACCAACAACAGGGACATGGAACGGTCCAAGACCTCCTCCGGCCAGCAGGAAGGGGAGCTCGACAGATGCTCCGTCATTTTCTCTGCAGCCGGCGATCGACATTCATCGGCCCGTCCCTACATGGAAGAGAAGATCGAAGACAAAGTGTCCACCCTGATGCAGGAGGAGACTCCACCCTCTGGTCAGATGTCTCGCACCAGATGCCCCATTGCCATCAACTCTCCAGTACCATCTGAACCCAGAACCCAGTCTTCCAGCTCCTGCTCCTCAGTCTCTTATCCAGACGAAGCAGCCAACGGCAGCTCGCCATCCAGCCTGCCCTTTGACCTCTCCTCATTCACACACCCGCCTCGAAGCCTGGTCCGGATGGTGGAGGCCCGGACCCCTCTCAGCAAAGAGCTGGTCTTCTCTCAGGACCACATCAAGATCAAAAGTGAGCAGGGCTTTGGCACCAGCGGCGGAAACTCCAGCGACGAGTCGGGCTCGTTCTCAGAGGGCGACAGTGAAGGTGGCGCCAGAGTCTCCGGTCCCGAG GTGAACCTGCCCTTCCCCGTGGACCAGATCACCGCCCTGCCTCGTAACGACTTCCAGATTCTCGTCAAGATGCACAAGCTGACCTCGGAGCAGCTGGAGTTCATCCACGACATCCGTCGGCGCAGCAAAAACCGCATCGCTGCCCAGCGCTGCCGCAAGAGGAAACTGGACTGCATCCAGAACCTGGAGAGTGAGATCCGGAAGCTG GTGCTGGAGAAGGAGAAGCTGCTGACCGAGCGgaaccagctgcagctctgcatgTCGGAGCTGTGGCAGAACCTCTCCTTCCTCTCGCAGCAGGTCTGCAGGGAGGTCCAGCCTCCCCCCGTCTCCACCAGCATCGACCTGACGTCCGAGTCGGATCAGAACTCTGTCCAGCAAGGCGGGGCCGCAGAGGAGCCTGAGCGTCTGGGCGACGGGCAGCGGGGTCTGGAGGTGTCGGCTCCGGGCGAGGTAAACCCAGAACTGGTTCTTGGATCCACCGAGGAAGTCTGTAGCGCCACAGTGACGGTGGATTTCTGTCAGGAAATGACAGAGAAGTGCAGAACGGAGGAGCCGAACTCATCGGACCCGTcctaa